A window of Phycisphaerae bacterium genomic DNA:
CCGGGAGGCTGTGGCGCGCGGCATGGACTTGCCTCGGTTAGCGGCTACTCCATCCAGTCGGCACGGAAGACGACTCGGTACGGTCGGTTCGGGTCGCATCGTGGAGGTCGAGGGACGAGGATGAAGTCATCGGTTATCACCGGCTTCAGATCCTTGCCGTCAATGACCTGCACGTTCTTGATGCGGCGATCGAGAAAGTGTACGAACGGACGGCCACCCCGCTGGGAGCCGTTTGTGTTGACGGCGGCGAAGCTCTTGTCCCCGAGATTGGGCCTGATCTCGAGGGTGTGGACCTGGTTCTCGACAGTCAGAACCTGCTCATAGGCCAGCTTCCCCGGGGCCATACGGGCTTGCCATGCCGGATCGCCGTAGAACGCCACCACATCGCGGTCAAACTCCAGTCCGCGTCTGTCTTCGGCACTCGTGCCCGGCTCGCCCAGCCGATGCACCAGGGCGTGCTGATTGGCAAAGAACGCCTCGGAGAACGTGTATCGGCCGGGCTGTTCCACGAAGTAATCCAAGCACCCCCAGCCTCCGTAGCCGTACCACGTCGATACGGTGTAGCCCAGCATTTGCGTGACTCCGGCCGAGTTCAACCAGGCCAGAGCCATCGCGTCAAGGCCATCGACGTGACCCATCAGGCAGTTGCCGACCGGCATGTACACCTTGGTATTGGGCGAGTCAATTGGGTGCCTCGTACCCTGGGTGTCGAGCCCGTAGAGTCTGCCCTTGGCGCACTGGAACCGGCCGTTGCGATACCTGAAGCCGATCTGCCAGTCTCTCTCGGTCGCATGGCCGGAGGTGACAAAGAGATCCGCCTGATACTCGTTGAGTGTATCGACCAGAGCCGCGGTCGTGTCATCCGGCCCGCGAAGTTGCTCGACCTTCCCGCCGGGTTGCCTGCGGACCATTTTGCCTTTCACCAGTTCATCGTACCAAAGCCCTTGTTCGCAACACTCCAGGGCGACCTCGGTGCCTGCGGCGACTTTGCGGACGACCAAGGGGGCGTCGTATCGGGCGATCCGCAACGCATTCGCGGCATCGTATCCGGTCAGGATGCCCCAGCGGGTGTCGGTGTAGGAATCGTCGTCAAGCCGCCGTGTCAACCGATGCACTTCCGCCACGAACTGGCGGTTTGCCTCGGTCGGACGGGCCACGAAGCAAGTATGCTTCGGGAATCGCCTCCTCAACTCCTCCAGTGACTCAGCCACGGCTTGGTCGTAGATGATCACCTTCGCGCCGTGCTTCCTGACCAGGGCCTCGACAACCGGCTTCCAGTCATCCTGGTCGTAAGTCGATCGCGATACAGTGACAGCGTACTCCGTGCGGGCCACTGTCTCGGCGGCGCCGGCCGACGGCGATGCCATACACAGCAACAACAGGAAGACCGCGGTCGGCCGGAGGAACGCCTGGCTCAAGCGGCCGTTGGTGATCGGGCCGACCAGATGAGCAGCCCTGCTGGCTATGACGGGCGCGGGGAAAGCAGCCGCGGTCTCCGGTAACCGGAATCGGCAGTTTGGCTTGGTCATTCTTGAATCGACTCCGTGCTGATTGGACTTCGTCCAGATAAACGGGAAGCGGCTCACTGGGTACGCGACGGTCGACTTTCATCATGCCGACCTTTCCGTGCGGCGGGCAACCGGTAGGGAGACTCGTCAGGTGCTTGTGGTCTTGTTGACCTCTACGGGGCTACGATCGGTCCCAGGTACAAGCTGTAGTTATACACGACGACGCCGCTAACGTGGGCATCCGAGGCTCGCGTGGCCGTCGTACGCCATGCATACGTTTGGGGCAGCAGATCGGTTGGACTGCATGACGCACAGTTGACCACCAGTCTCGCTGCGTACCGCGTGTCAAGCCCGGTTCCGTCGAGCCCCTCGATAGGCCTCACGCCTGCCGGCAGGGGCTCGAAGGCGGTCTGCTCGAGTACGATGTTGTATTCCTGTACGACCGTATCGCCAGCGACCAGTTCCACCCGGATAGCCAGGTCGCCGGCCGTCAGCGGCCCGATGCTGTACACGATTACATCGATCGTCGTATCCTCTCGAGGGTCCACAGCTCCGCTTCCTGATGAGTATGTGCTGCATGTCATCAAGGTATTGGTGCGGTCAAACTCCACCCAGCAACGATGTTCTATCGGAATCGCGACGACTCCGACGAACTCCGGGCAGCCGACGAGGATGGAAAGCAGGAAGGGCGCCAGGGCGACACATGCGGCTTTGATCCAGGATCTTGCAGCGTTCATCACAGTCTCCTTCTGAGAGTTCTTCGGCGCGGCGAGGTCCAGCCTCACCGCCGGATTATCCAGAGCCATTGTACCGCGCTGCCTGTCGCCGGGTAGCGGTGGACGTGGCGAGGCAGATTGCGCTGAGATTCCGTCTACCCCAGGCAGAGTGGCTGGGCAGGAGATTCTCGACACGGCTGATGATTCTGAAAATCAGTCGTCGCATGGAGTCTGCTCCCGCCCGGGCAGCCTGCTGTCGATGCTCTGAGAGCGGGAGGGTACTGTCTTGTTGGAGAGGATCCACTCCTTGCCGATTTCAAGAGCGGCGTCGCGGCCGGTGCGCAGGTCATCGAGGGTGGGCGTGGAGGCGATGTGTGGAGGGATGCCGTGGCCCTCGAAGACGACGCCATTGGCCCGGAGGCCCAAGGCGCGGGAGATGCGGAGCTGGGTACCGTCAGGGAGCGTGACACCGGTGGGACCGCCGCCCGCGCCGTTGGTCGGGCTGCCGACCAGGAGGATGTGGCCCATCGCCTCGATGCCGGAGACGAAATGCTCGCAGGCGCTGGCGGAAGCTTCGTCGATGAGCACCGCTGCGCGGCCTCGGTAGGTCCAGGGTCCGCGGGGGCGGACCCAGCCGATCGTTCTTTCGTAGGTGGTCGTGCCGGCCTTCCGCCAGAAGTCGATGCTGCTGACCACGGGCTTGTCAATCAGACGGCCGTTGACCTGGTCGGCGAGTCGGTCGTCACCACCGCCGTTGCCGCGGACGTCGATGATGATTCCTTTCAGGTTCTTGAACTGCTCGAGGAGGCGGTCGAACTCTTCGGGGATTCCGCGGCCGGAGACCTGGCCGTGCCACTGGGCGATACGAATGTAACCCACCGAGCCCCCCAACTCGCGTGAGGACAGGGTTGGCTCCTGCCAGAACTTCGGTGCTGGATCGCGGCGGAGGATGACGTCGCGCGGCACGCCGTCGGTGCCTTCGACCGTAGCGGGGACTGTCGTGCCGGGCTCGCCGCAGAGGAGACGCTCGCAGGCTTCGCGGATCCGGCCCCGTTCCGTCGAGTTGCAGACCAATCGGAGCTGGTCACTGAGGCATCGATTCGCGGGCCGTCCGCCGATGGCCGTGATGACGTCGCCCGGGGAGAGCCCCGTGCTGGGATGGGCTCGCATGACCGCGACTTGACCCTCCACCTGGTTGAGTTGGAGGGGAGGCGGCGCCAGCTTGGGCTGTCCGGAATAGGAGACGATACGCGTATGCGTATCGTTGAGGCGGGCCATCTGTTCGAGGAGGATTTCGTAGAACTCAGCGTCGCTCTGGGCTCGGCGAATGCGATTCTCGGCCGGTTCGAGCCATTCGCGGCCGCCGATGCCCTTGTATTCCAGTGCCGGGTAGATCCTGTTGAGATTGTCCCAGAGGGACTCGAGGACTTCGAGACGCTTCTCGGTGACGGCCTTGTCCTCTGTCGTTGTCTGGGCGGCCGCACAGTGGGCAAACAAGCTCACTCCAAAACAGAGAATGGTGACGTGTGCTCTCATGTCAGATGGGTCTCCTAGCCGTAGCCGGGTATCTCGGATTCGGTTCAGTCTTCGGCCCGCAGGTGTGGAATGCCGGTGCCTCGTGCTCGGCGGACCCGTGGGTCGTCATGAAAGTCGTTCACCGGACAAGACGGTGAAACCATGATCGCCCATGGCGATGCGCGCCGGTTTCCTTAGCGACCTCCTCCGGGCTATGCCGCCAGGCCGCGTGCAGCACGTTCCGTTGCTCCTGGCCCAGACTCGGTCGCAGAAAGAACGCCGTGGGCGGAAGAGAAGAGTGCTCTACGGCCCTTCCCCCGCCAGTTTGTCGCCGTCTCGATTAGCGTACCATCTGCTCTCTCTGACGCAAGAAGAGGAACAACTGGCGAGCAGAAGGGCGCGGTTCTCTGGACGGCACAGACTCAGCCGGCGGGGGCGGGTCGGTGAAGATCCGCCGACTGCGGTGTGTCGGCAAACGCCTTGACGAGGGCGGTCAGAGCGGTGGCGATCCTGCAGTGGGCAAGCCTCAGGCGATTTCTCGTTCGGTCTGGAACTTGCACACGGCTTCGCACCTGGCGGGATTGCCGCAGCACACGGCACGGATGAACTCGTAGTAGACGTCCTTGCTGAGGCCGTACTCGGCTCGTAGACGGCACTTCAGGCAGATGCGAGGCTTGCTGGTCGAACCACCCAAGATCCGTGACTGGATGTAGACCTGGTTGCGGCCGGCGAAGCACTTCATCTTGGCATTGAGCTGCCTCTCCATCACGGAGAGACTGCCGCGAAGCTCTTCCTCACCAATCGGCGGCGGGCCCGCCAGGACGGCCAGGTGGGTCTTCCGGGCCTCGACGATGGCCGCTTCCAGGCGAGCCTCGTCCACCGGAAACTCGAGGAACGCCTTGGCGCCAAGCTTCATGGCGATGGGTTGATGGCTGCCTGCCCCTCGCATCGCCAGCACGACCACCGGGATCTTGAGCTCGTTGTCTTTGAGGTACTTGAGCAACCGGGTGCCTTCGAGTTTCTTCAGATCCTGGCCGACGATGATGACATCCGGACGGTGGCGGGCGATCTCTTTGACGCCAGCCACCAGTTCCTTGGCAGTCGTCAGATCGTGGCGCCTTTCTGTCATGCTCTGGAGCCTGGAGCGGATCCCGTCGTCGTGGTGAATGATCAGCAATCTCGACACTTCAGCCATCCTCCGTTGTTGACAGCTCGCGCTCTCTCGGGGAGTCCAGCGGCCTGCGGCTTCCCGACTTCCGTCGGGCTAACCTCTCCCGCAAGAACTCTAGACCGCCCCAGGTGTCCTCACCACGGGCGCAAGTATGCGGACGTGAGTGTCGGGAGAATGCCCCCTTACGGTCATGTGTTTGTCGGCCACCAGGATGATCGTTGGCCGCCGTGTCGGTCTTGCCCTCACGCTTTGCAGGAACCCTCAAATCGTCCTGACCTGCGGGATTAGCCTCGTCGGGCGGGTGGGGGGTCGATCGGGTTTGTCTTGTGGATCCGCGCGTCTGCCGCCTCACGCGGGAAAGAAGCGAAGTCACCGCGGTCGGTGTCCGAGAGGAGGTCCCTGCCGCGGGTAGCATCGCGTGGTGGAGATGAGCGATACCAGGCCGCGGCACGCTCACAGGTCATTCGTTTGCCGTGGCGGCGACAGATTCGAGTCCGGCGAGGGCAAACTGGACCAGGTGATCGACCAGGCGTTCAAGTTGGTCTCGGCCAAAGGCGAGCTTGGGAAACAACCGCCTCATACTGCTTCGGTCCATGACCAGGAGCATGACGATGGGGCCGGCGACGCTCATGCACCCACGAGCCACCGCCGGATGATCCTGGGGAAGACCCATCAGCTCACTGACGATGGATGCCAGGATTCGGGTCTTGGGAAAGATCTCGCGGTCGCGAACCGAGTCTACTACCGGCGAGGGGGAGACGATCTCGCGTCCGATGACGCGTAATTCCCACGAGCCAGATCCCTGCACGGTGAGGGTCCGAGCGATCAACTCGATGCCGGCCCGGAGTTTGGCGGCAGGGTGGGTCTGCCCGGCTACGGCCGCCGAGAGAGCATCGAGTCGGATCAACCGCCGATAGGCTTCCGCGACGACCTCGGCATAGAGCGCCTCCATGCCGCCGAAGTGGTAGTTCACGGCGGCGGTGTTTGTGCCTGCAAGGCTGCAGATCTCTTTGCCGGTCGCCCGGTCGTAACCTCTCTCCGCGAACACTCGTCCGGCAGCCTCGAAGAGCCTGCGGCGCGTGCCCTGCTCGTGGGCTTTGAGCTCCAGGATCTGTCGGCGGCGGCCGCGATCAGAGATTCTCGACCTCATCACCGGGAGTATAGCATAGGCATGGCCTCCAAGTCAAATATGAATTTGAAATTCTGATTTTCATGGCTTATACTTGGGCATGAGACACAGGGTGCTGTTGGTACTGATCGTCCTGGCCGCGGCCTGCTCTGCCGCGATGTGGTGGTGGCAGACCTGCGACGGACGCGTTTCCGACAGGATTGTGCTTCGCGGCAACGTTGACCTGCGACAGGTGGACTTAGCGTTCAACAATGCGGAGCGGATCGCCGCGGTTCTGGTCAGAGAGGGGGAGGTTGTCCGGCGGGGTCAAGTCCTGGCCCGGCTCAACACCTCCCGCCTGGAGCCCCAACTCGAGGAGGCCGAGGCTCAGGTGGCCGCCCAGCGCCAGGTGGTTCAGCGTCTTCGCAACGGGAGTCGTCCGGAGGAGATCGCGCAGGCTCGGGCCAGCGTGGACGCGGCCAAGGCCGAAGAGGTGAATGCGCGTCGCCATTATGATCGACTCAGGAACCTCGTGGGCGTGAACGCCGCGGCGCCGCTGGAACTGGATGACGCCAGAGTGGCCCTGGATGCGGCTGGGGCAAGGCTCCTGGCCGCTCAGAAGGGACTGGAGCTGATTGTGGCGGGTCCCCGCCGGGAAGAGGTTGCGGAGGCGGAGGCGCGCCTGCGTGCTGCCGACGCCGCTGTCGAGTTGCTGCGCCGGTGCATCGCTGACGCACAACTGGTGGCTCCCGTCGATTCGATTGTTCGGTCGCGGCTTCTGGAGCCCGGGGAAATGGCTTCACCCCAGCGCCCGGTGTTTTCTCTGGCCGTCACGGATCCGAAATGGGTGCGGGCCTACGTTTCCGAGACCGATCTTGGGCGCGTGTCCTCCGGGATGGGGGCTCGTGTTGGCGTGGATAGTTGGCCGGGCCGGGAATTCGAGGGATGGGTAGGCTTCATTTCCTCGGTTGCCGAGTTCACGCCTAAGACGGTGCAGACCGAGGAGCTCCGGAGCAGTCTCGTTTACGAGGTCCGAGTCTTTGTGGAGGACCCTGGTGACGAGTTACGTCTTGGGATGCCCGCCAGCGTACACCTGCTTGTCCGCCCAGTGGGCGGAACGACCTCCCAGCCAGGTACGATCGAGGCCTCGCCTCGAGGCATGGGAGGCGCGCCGTGACGGTTACCGATGTCCCGCTCGTGATCGGTCGCGACATCAGAAAGACCTTCCGGAGAGGGACCGGTGAGCTGACTCACGCGCTGACCGGCGTGTCCCTGGCTGCCGAGCGTGGAGCGCTGACCGCCCTGGTGGGCCCCGACGGGGCGGGGAAGACCACCCTTCTGCGGTTGGTGGCCGGACTCCTCACCGCGGATTCGGGCGAGTTGAAGGTCCTGGGTATTGACGTGGGGGCCGACCCTCACCAGGTTCAGACTCGCGTTGGCTACACGCCCCAGAGATTTGGGTTATATGAGGATCTCACCGTGCGGGAGAACCTCGAGCTGTATGCCGCCATGCACGGTGTGACCGAACATGAGAAGCGAGAGCGGTACCCGAGACTGCTCGAGATGACGGCTCTCGGTCCCTTTTTCGGCCGCCTCGCCGGACGGCTCTCGGGTGGAATGAAGCAGAAGCTCGGGCTGGCCTGCACACTGATTCGCTGGCCGGAACTGTTGCTCCTGGATGAGCCAACGGTGGGAGTAGATCCGCTGTCTCGCCGTGAGCTCTGGCACATCATTCTCGATCTCGTTCGCCGGCAGGGTCTCACGGTGTTGTTGAGCACATCCTATCTGGACGAAGCGGAGCGGTGTGGCCACACGGTGGTGCTGCATCGTGGCCGGGTGCTGGCCAGCGGTCACCCCGCCTGCGTGCGGGCCATGGCCGAAGGTCGGACGTTCCTGGCCCAGGTCCCGGCAGGATGGAGTGCCCGAACCATGCAGGCACGGCTACTGGGGGATGCGTCGATTCTCGATGCGGTTCCTCAGGCTGGCCGAGTGCGGTTCGTGAAGAACGGGTATGGCGCCGCCGCCGAAGACTCCCTCCTGGTGAGCGCCGCCGTCGAGCCTGTCCCGGCACGATTCGAGGACGGCTTCATGGTCCTTCTTCAGGAATCGCGGGTGGAGGCGTGGGCCGGACCGGCAGCAGCCATCGAGCATCTGCCGGCCTTGCCGAGCGAAGAGGTGCTGGTTGAGACTCGGGACCTGGTTCGCCGATTTGGAGGTTTCACAGCGGTCAACCACGTCAGTTTCGAGGTGCGCCGCGGCGAGATATTCGGGCTTCTCGGTCCCAACGGCGCGGGCAAGACCACGACCTTTCGTATGCTTTGCGGGCTGCTGCCCGCGACGGGAGGGAGGTTGCGGGTGGCTGGCGTGGATCTGCTGCGGGCGCGAGCGTCCGCCCGGGAGCGAATCGGCTATGTGGCCCAGAAGTTCTCGCTCTATGGACACTTGTCAGTACTGGAGAACCTGCAGTTCTTCTCCAGCGCGTACGGTCTGCGAAGCGCTCGCCGTCGGGAGCGGATCGACTGGGGATTGCGGGAGTTTGAACTGGTCGATTTTGCCCACGTGCCCAGCGCCCAGCTGCCCGGGGGCTACCGGCAACGGCTGGCCATGGCAGCGGCCCTGCTCCACGAGCCCGAGATCCTGTTTCTTGACGAGCCAACCAGCGGAGTTGACCCCCTTGCCAGGCGTGACTTCTGGCGCCGGATCACGGCCTTTGCCGAGCAGGGCGTCACCGTGATCGTCACCACCCACTTCATGGAGGAGGCGGAGTACTGCGACCGGATTGTGATCATGGATTCGGGTCGCGTTCTGGCTTCGGGAACACCCGCTCAGGTCCGGGATCGCGCCGGGGCGCGCGGGGGGCAGGAGCCCACCATCGAGGATGCATTCATCGCGACCGTACAGGAATCGCGGTCGATGGCGGTGGGAGGTGGGACGTGAGTTCAGCCCGTCGCTACCTGCGAGCGTCGGCGCCGGGCTGGACCCGCCGGGTTGGGGCCCTGATTTGGAAGGAGAGCCTTCAAGGCATCAGGGACCCCAGCAGTGTGGCCATCGGCGTGGTATTGCCGCTCGTCCTGATACTCCTCTTCGGCTATGGCCTTTCGCTGGACGTCGAGCACGTGCCGCTCGCGGTGGTGCTTGAGGACACGTCGTCAGAGGCCTGCGATCTGGCGGCGCGGTTTCAGCTGTCACCCTCGTTTGACGTGTGGCGTGTGACGTCCATGCGGCATGCGCGAGATCTCATGGTGGCCCGAAAGGTGGATGCGATTGTCCGGATCGAGCCGGATTTCGCCCGGCATTTGGCTCAGGGCGATGCGGAGGTGCAAGTCCTGGTGCATGGAACGGACTCCAACCGCGCCCGGATCATCCAGGCCTACGCCCAGGCCGCAGTCGGCCAGTATGGCGTGCGTTGTGCGGCAGAAGGGAAGACCTCGCTGGCGGGACCGGTGCAGGTTCAGAGCCGGATGTGGTTCAACGAGGCCAACGAGAGCCGCCACTTCCTGGTGCCGGGGCTGATCGTCCTCATCATGACGTTGATTGGGGCGCTGTTGACCGCATTGGTGATGGCCCGGGAGTGGGAGCGGGGAACACTCGAAGCCCTGTTCGTCACGCCGATCCGGGCCGGGGAGATCATCATTGGCAAGACTCTTCCCTATTTTGCGTTGGGCATGATCGGGCTTGCGCTGTGCGTACTCTCGGCCCGCCTGCTCTTTCACGTGCCGTTTCGCGGGTCGATAGGAGTCCTGGTCAGTGTTTCCATGCTCTATCTACTGGTATCACTGGCCATTGGCCTGTTCATCTCATCCGCGTTCAAGAGTCAGTTCGTAGCCAGCCAGATCGCGCTGCTGGCGACGTTCATGCCCGCAACCATGCTCTCGGGTTTTCTCTTCGATCTGCAGAGCATGCCCGCGGTCGTTCGCGTGACCACCTACGTCTTGCCCGCCCGATACTATGTCGCGCTGCTCCAGACGTTGTTTCTGGCTGGGAACGTCTGGAGCGTCATCCTGCCCAACGCGGGCATGCTGGCGGTGATGGCGGTAGTTCTTCTGGCTCTAACGCGGCGGATTACGCGCAAATCCCTGCAGTGAGGGTCGGCATGATCTCGAGTGTTCTTCGGATTCTGGCCCTTGTGCGGAAGGAACTCCTGGCGGTCCTGAAGGATCCTCGCGGCCGGTTCAGCATTCTCGTGCCGCCGATGCTGCAGTGTCTCCTGTTTGGCTACGCGGCCACTTTCGACCTGAACGACGTCACCTGTGCCGTCCTGGACCAGGACCGCAGCCCCGCGTCTCGGGACCTGCTGGCAACGCTCGACGGGTCGCGGGCCTTTCGCCGAGTGGCCAGCCTGCAGCGGGCAGCGGACGTGAACCGGGCTATTGACGAACGTCGAGCTCTGCTCGTGATCCGGATCGGTTCCGGCTTTCAGCGAAAACTGAATTCGGGTCAGCCCGTGGATGTGCAGGTGGTGGCGGACGGGCGAAATTCGAACACCGCCGGGATTGCCCTCGGCTATGTCTCGGAGATCGTCGAGACATTCAACAGCCGGTGGCGAGCGGCCCACGGCATGACCAGCCGGACGATTCGGGTTTCCACGCGAACCTGGTACAACCCCAACCTCGAGAGCCGCTGGAACATGATCCCTGCTCTGATCGGGACCTTGACCATGCTCCAGACCCTCCTGCTGACCGCTATGTCCGTGGCGCGAGAGCGAGAGCAGGGGACCTTTGACCAGTTGCTGGTAGCCCCTTTCCGGCCCGCTGAGATCATGGCCGGCAAGGCCCTGCCGTCGATGATCGTCGGGGCGGTTCAGGCTACCAGCATTCTCCTCATCGCCCAACTGTGGTTTCGGATTCCATTCGCTGGGTCCCTCGCGGCGCTGTACGTGGGCTTGATTCTGTTCTTGCTCGCGGCCGTCGGGGCCGGCCTCCTGATTTCGGCGTTTGCCGCCACCATGCAACAGGCAATGCTCTTTACGTTCGTGCTGGTCATGCCATTCACGCTTCTGTCCGGCCTAGCCACGCCGATCAGCAGCATGCCCACGGTGCTGCAGTACGTGACCCTGTTCAACCCGCTCCGCTATGCCATCCAGATTGCCCAGCGGGTGTATTTGGAGGGTGCGGCACTTGACCTGCTGATGCCCAATCTGTGGCCGCTGGCGGCGATGGCTGTGGTTTCGCTCTCGGTTGCCGCGTTGATGTTCCGACACCGCCTGGAATGAGGGCCCAACCCCAAG
This region includes:
- a CDS encoding response regulator; this encodes MSRLLIIHHDDGIRSRLQSMTERRHDLTTAKELVAGVKEIARHRPDVIIVGQDLKKLEGTRLLKYLKDNELKIPVVVLAMRGAGSHQPIAMKLGAKAFLEFPVDEARLEAAIVEARKTHLAVLAGPPPIGEEELRGSLSVMERQLNAKMKCFAGRNQVYIQSRILGGSTSKPRICLKCRLRAEYGLSKDVYYEFIRAVCCGNPARCEAVCKFQTEREIA
- a CDS encoding CerR family C-terminal domain-containing protein encodes the protein MRSRISDRGRRRQILELKAHEQGTRRRLFEAAGRVFAERGYDRATGKEICSLAGTNTAAVNYHFGGMEALYAEVVAEAYRRLIRLDALSAAVAGQTHPAAKLRAGIELIARTLTVQGSGSWELRVIGREIVSPSPVVDSVRDREIFPKTRILASIVSELMGLPQDHPAVARGCMSVAGPIVMLLVMDRSSMRRLFPKLAFGRDQLERLVDHLVQFALAGLESVAATANE
- a CDS encoding efflux RND transporter periplasmic adaptor subunit, with protein sequence MRHRVLLVLIVLAAACSAAMWWWQTCDGRVSDRIVLRGNVDLRQVDLAFNNAERIAAVLVREGEVVRRGQVLARLNTSRLEPQLEEAEAQVAAQRQVVQRLRNGSRPEEIAQARASVDAAKAEEVNARRHYDRLRNLVGVNAAAPLELDDARVALDAAGARLLAAQKGLELIVAGPRREEVAEAEARLRAADAAVELLRRCIADAQLVAPVDSIVRSRLLEPGEMASPQRPVFSLAVTDPKWVRAYVSETDLGRVSSGMGARVGVDSWPGREFEGWVGFISSVAEFTPKTVQTEELRSSLVYEVRVFVEDPGDELRLGMPASVHLLVRPVGGTTSQPGTIEASPRGMGGAP
- a CDS encoding ABC transporter ATP-binding protein, with protein sequence MTVTDVPLVIGRDIRKTFRRGTGELTHALTGVSLAAERGALTALVGPDGAGKTTLLRLVAGLLTADSGELKVLGIDVGADPHQVQTRVGYTPQRFGLYEDLTVRENLELYAAMHGVTEHEKRERYPRLLEMTALGPFFGRLAGRLSGGMKQKLGLACTLIRWPELLLLDEPTVGVDPLSRRELWHIILDLVRRQGLTVLLSTSYLDEAERCGHTVVLHRGRVLASGHPACVRAMAEGRTFLAQVPAGWSARTMQARLLGDASILDAVPQAGRVRFVKNGYGAAAEDSLLVSAAVEPVPARFEDGFMVLLQESRVEAWAGPAAAIEHLPALPSEEVLVETRDLVRRFGGFTAVNHVSFEVRRGEIFGLLGPNGAGKTTTFRMLCGLLPATGGRLRVAGVDLLRARASARERIGYVAQKFSLYGHLSVLENLQFFSSAYGLRSARRRERIDWGLREFELVDFAHVPSAQLPGGYRQRLAMAAALLHEPEILFLDEPTSGVDPLARRDFWRRITAFAEQGVTVIVTTHFMEEAEYCDRIVIMDSGRVLASGTPAQVRDRAGARGGQEPTIEDAFIATVQESRSMAVGGGT
- a CDS encoding ABC transporter permease, whose protein sequence is MSSARRYLRASAPGWTRRVGALIWKESLQGIRDPSSVAIGVVLPLVLILLFGYGLSLDVEHVPLAVVLEDTSSEACDLAARFQLSPSFDVWRVTSMRHARDLMVARKVDAIVRIEPDFARHLAQGDAEVQVLVHGTDSNRARIIQAYAQAAVGQYGVRCAAEGKTSLAGPVQVQSRMWFNEANESRHFLVPGLIVLIMTLIGALLTALVMAREWERGTLEALFVTPIRAGEIIIGKTLPYFALGMIGLALCVLSARLLFHVPFRGSIGVLVSVSMLYLLVSLAIGLFISSAFKSQFVASQIALLATFMPATMLSGFLFDLQSMPAVVRVTTYVLPARYYVALLQTLFLAGNVWSVILPNAGMLAVMAVVLLALTRRITRKSLQ
- a CDS encoding ABC transporter permease, translating into MISSVLRILALVRKELLAVLKDPRGRFSILVPPMLQCLLFGYAATFDLNDVTCAVLDQDRSPASRDLLATLDGSRAFRRVASLQRAADVNRAIDERRALLVIRIGSGFQRKLNSGQPVDVQVVADGRNSNTAGIALGYVSEIVETFNSRWRAAHGMTSRTIRVSTRTWYNPNLESRWNMIPALIGTLTMLQTLLLTAMSVAREREQGTFDQLLVAPFRPAEIMAGKALPSMIVGAVQATSILLIAQLWFRIPFAGSLAALYVGLILFLLAAVGAGLLISAFAATMQQAMLFTFVLVMPFTLLSGLATPISSMPTVLQYVTLFNPLRYAIQIAQRVYLEGAALDLLMPNLWPLAAMAVVSLSVAALMFRHRLE